The Streptomyces sp. NBC_01353 genome contains a region encoding:
- a CDS encoding TOPRIM nucleotidyl transferase/hydrolase domain-containing protein, with product MVDMWAFRDAVGRWAAGGPSGPASDLARQLGLRTAVLLEGLSDLAAVEALAARRGRDLAAEGVCVVSMGGAMNVGRYAGLLGPPGLGLRLTGLCDEREQRYYDRGLERAGAPRAGFFVCVADLEDELIQALGTARVEEIIRAEGDLRPWQTFLSQPAQQGRPRHQQLRRFLGTKKGRKIRYGGLLVEALDPAQVPAPLDDLLTSL from the coding sequence ATGGTGGACATGTGGGCGTTCCGGGACGCGGTCGGTCGATGGGCGGCGGGCGGTCCCAGTGGACCGGCGAGTGATTTGGCCAGGCAACTGGGGCTCCGGACAGCGGTGCTGCTGGAGGGGCTGAGTGACCTCGCGGCCGTCGAGGCGCTGGCCGCACGGCGTGGCCGGGACCTCGCCGCCGAAGGGGTGTGCGTCGTGTCGATGGGCGGGGCGATGAACGTCGGCCGCTACGCCGGCCTTCTCGGGCCGCCCGGTCTTGGCCTGCGCTTGACGGGACTGTGCGACGAGCGCGAGCAGCGCTACTACGACCGCGGCCTGGAGCGGGCCGGGGCGCCACGCGCGGGCTTCTTCGTGTGCGTGGCCGACCTGGAGGACGAGCTCATCCAAGCACTGGGTACGGCGAGGGTCGAGGAGATCATCCGGGCTGAGGGCGACCTGCGCCCCTGGCAGACCTTTCTGAGCCAGCCGGCACAGCAGGGCCGGCCCCGTCACCAGCAGTTGCGGCGCTTCCTCGGCACGAAGAAGGGCCGCAAGATCCGCTACGGCGGTCTCCTGGTGGAGGCCCTCGACCCCGCACAGGTACCGGCCCCGCTCGACGACCTCCTCACGAGCCTGTGA